The nucleotide sequence ggcactggtagaaatcctgagattactaccttaacATTGATGGcaagattcaacaccatctccagtgcgccagtgcagccttcagccatctgaggaaaagtgtgtttgaagataaggccctcaaaactgccaccaagctcatggtctacagggcttagtaatacctgacctcctgtatggctcagagacatggatcatgtacagtagacacctcaagtcgctggagaaataccaccaacaatgcctctgcaagattctacaaatcccctgagaggacagacgcaccaacatttgcttcctcgatcaggccaacatccccagcattgaagcactgaccacacttgatcaactccgctgggcaggccacatcgttcgcatgccagacacgagactcccaaagtaagtgctctactctgaactccttcatggcaaacgagccaaaagtgggcagaggaagcattacagggacaccctctaagcctccctgaaaaagtgcaacatccccattgacacctgggagtccctggccaaagaccgtcctaagtggagaaagtgcatcaaggagggtgttgagcaccttgagtctcatcgcagagagcatgcagaaatcaagcgcaggcaatggcaagaacgtgcggcaaacctgtcccacccaccttttccctcaacgactatctgtcccacttgtgacaggaattgtggctctcgtattggtctgttcagccacctaagggctcattttgagagaggaaacaagtcttcctcgattccgagggactgcctatgatgatgatgatgatgatgagataagcacaagagggagaaaggaatagaagaatatctcTTTTTGTTCCCCAagcagctgataattatcctgccattcacaccctatctaaactaatctttttctaacttctgctattaccatctcaagtcggcccatcaacccttttgtctctcaaatctctcctatcttccaccctatcacagaccttcccttttgttctttcctcccctccccttttcagtgctgCTTAAGAATTTGTTAATTTCGAACATTCGTTagatctgatgaagggtcatcgacccaaaacattaactctgcttctctcttcacagatgctgcctgacccgctgagatttccagcattttctgtttttatttcagattccagcatccgcagcattttgcttttgtagaaggatttgttgctggggttagatgaagaatggtggaaggaggctcgtgtggagaataaacaccaccatggacctgttgggcctgcTGTAAATATTCGGTAATACTTTGTAACCACAGGAAATCTAGCAATTATATATACCTTTAATATATTAAAAATGTTTCATGGTCACATCATTCCAAGGGCATTGCACTAGTAGGTGGTTCTGTCAGCGTAAACTTAGATGACATTACATTACAGGCCCACCTTGAAGATCCTCAATTTAACAACCGTTGGATTACATCAGAAGCTTCCCAAGATAAATTACTAAAAATACTCAGGTGAAGAGGTGCTAACAAAGAAGGAAATGTGAGGAATTGTAAAGAAGAATTATTAAAAACCACCCAACAATCCTGACATCAAAGAATATTGTGAACAGACAGCCAAGTGTGGGCCAaggagaaaaaaacaaaaaaaaaaaacatttctcagaAACTGGATCTGAAGACCAGCAGCAGAAATACTTAAAATGCAGATGTGTGTAAAGCCCTGAACACCGTAGACTATTCATTGACCAAATAGAATCTCTTAGCGTCCAAATAAGGTAAAAATCTGGCCCAAGGAACAAAAGGTCCCCTTCCCCATACCCTGCTGAGAAGTTTTTGTCTTCCCAGATGGGGAGTAAGTTGCCCCACTCTGCAACCccagagaaaaaaaacaaaatgctTGATGTGGTCCAACGAGATTTGATGATGAGTCGCTAAGCCAGTTGTGCATCAAATATGTTCGTGCCTGGCCCCTTGGATTTCAGGGAGCAAAGATAGGGGCATATCAGGCAGAACAGCCAGGAATGGAGAGTGAAAGGTTAGCTGGGGGCAAGAGATCAAAGGTGGAGGGAAGAGAGTGGTTAAATTAAGATCTGTAGAGGTATCATGGCCAATAAAGGGCTAAAGATTCGGCAGTTTGGAGCATAGTGGAATCATGAGGCAAACTCCACTCTTGGTCGGAAGAtcattgatgatgcagctgaagatgtttggctaAGGATGTTTCCTAGATGagtctggaagaatccgtgttccacgtttttattgaatgtacgaggttgcagcccctgttccattatttaaaggggctgttcctcaatttctggttgcacttcagtcccacactcctgatctttgggcaccctgtgcggaggggagcgggtaggtccaagggcctcctcgtaggactgctcctgggcacggccaagggtgccatcagccggtccaggcagcaggcggtcgagtgggtcgttcagcctgactgcctgcctctcttccgcgcctacatccgggccagggtgtccttagagatggataaCGCGGTgtacaccggtacgctcgcggccttccgcgagaagtgggcgccggagggactggagtgcattgtcacccccggcaaccaaattttaatttgattttatatgttttaaagtttaatttgttttaattgccgggtttttagtgtcccccttcccttttatagggggcacttgtaaattatggttttagagcccaaataaaaacacaacaaaaaactacaaaaaaaaacacaaaaaagggccttgggaaatgtttggagtgtcccccagatcggggggcacgatttaatgtttatgatttaatatttattgtttactccaaaagagatgTTTCCTtgatgaactcctgcagtgatatcctggggctgcaATGATTGGCCCCCAATGACCACAAACATATTCCTTTGTATCAAGTATGATTTCAACCACTGAAAGGTGTCCCTCTGACTAACATTGACCTCAGTTTTTCTCAGGCTATTTGGTACCATAACGCATCAAATACTGCCCTGATGTAGAGCTCAGCTCATATCACTTCACTTCTAGCATTCAGCTCATGTCTGGACCAAAGTTATGAAGAGGTCTGGAGCCGAGCAGTTTTGGCAGAATCCGAACTGAATGTTGATAAGCAGGTTATGGAGTCATCAATAGTATCATTCGATGATACTATTGATGACTCCTTTTCTGATGATAGGGAGGACACTGATGTCAGATTAGATTTAACCTTTTTTTAAATATATAGATAAGACTTTGTTGGATAGATGTCAGTGTTTGCAGGAACCGCTTGGCTACGGAAGTGCTAGCTCTGGTGCACTACAGCTGGGATATTGacagggcccatagcttttgctgtgcCTAGTGTACTCAGCTGTTTCTTAATGTCACATGGAGTAAATCAAAATGACTAGAGATTAGTAcgtatgatggtggggaccttgggAGGAAGCCCAGTAAGATTAGCCACTTAGCTCTTTTGGCTGAAGAcacttgcaaacacttcagccttataTCCTGTATTCATGCTAGGGCCCACCATGGCTGACAAGACACGTTCATGTAGCGTTCCCCTCCTACTCTTCCTGTTAGTTGCCTAGTTGTCTACCACCAATTTTGGATGGGATAGGGCTATATGATTTTGCTCTGATCCATTAATTTATGGCCTGCTCCACTTGGCAATTAATGTAGTACCTTCACTAGGTTGGTACCTCATTCTAAGGTATTCCTGGTGCTGGTTTTGGCACTCCCTTTTACATTtcccattgaaccagggttgatctccTAGTTTGATGGTGTTCAAAAAGTGAGGTACGTGCCAAGCCAAGTCATTACAGGTTGTGGTGGTATTCAATTCTACTGTTCCTGATGGCCCATAGCAACTTGCGGATATTCAGATTTGAGGTTCTCCATCCGTCCTTAGCCCATCCCACTTAGTGTCACACTACACAATGAAGGTGGTCCTCAATACGGCGACAAGATTTTGTCTtctcaatgactgtgtggtggtcgctCCTACCAATAGTAGACAGATATGTCTGCAACTAgtagattggtgagaatgaggtcAAGTAGTTTACTCTCTCACCACCTGACACAGGCCCAGTTTTACAGCTATGTCTTTCAGGGCTCGGTCAGTGATCACACTACCGAGTCACTCTTCGTGAGAGACATCGAAGTCTCCCATTCTTCATTCTGTGCCATTGCTTTCCTAAAAGCTtcctccaagtgatgttcaacatggaagagtattGCTTCATTAGTTGGAGGGGGGCATGGTAAGTGGTAATTAGCAAGAGGTTTTAAGACCTTGGTTGAGCTGAAACCATGAAACTTCATGGAGTCCGTTGTGAGGTATCCCAGGGCCACTCCTATTCAACTGTACTCCATTGTGCTTCCATCACTCGTAGGTTCATCTTGCTGGTTATGTTGGCAAACGAACATTTGCTTGTTACTGCTATCTACGTGGTAACCATTCAAAGACAGAGATTGTTTTTATCGTTACTGCACGCAGTTGTGTTACTAAATAAACAAATAACTAATATCATGGAATACAATAAGCAGTAATAAAAGAATGCTTGCGATACTCCGAACTCAAACATGGTTGCTGCCTTATGAATTACCACAAATTTTGTGCAACGGATAATTCGTATTTTTCATCTATTTACTGTTTCTGACTGTGGAGTAGAGTTGTTACTGCTGGCAGCTGTCCGTGAGGCAAATGAGTGAAGCAGCTTGTTCCAGTGTGTAGCATATGTGCGTGCATTTTGGGGAGTTAGAAATAGAGGCCTTATTCAGTAAGAAAACATAGCCATTTTTACGAGTCACAGTTCTGAAAAACATCACAGGAGATTTACTGTATTTCATCAACCTAGTGCTTTTCAGCAGCTTACTTGGGAATAACAGCTCGAAAACAAGTGCTGTGCAAGACATATTTGAAGTGTCGATGAATCAATAGATTTGGAACAGCCCCTGTAAAGATAGTCATTCCATACGCCTTTTTTTCCAATTCCTATTTTAAAAGACGAACCGTTAAAAAATGTCAGAATTGGATTAATATGCAATAAAGCTGTGGTAACCATGTAGAGAGGACTCATCCCTCCCGAGTTCTAATATTATCGAAGTGCGTGTGGAGGTAACAAAACATCTTTCATTGCAGGCACCGAACGCTTATTCATGCCGGCTTTTGGTGTAAACAACACAAGAATGCGGAGGGGGTGGGGCAATCAGCACGCCTGCGCTTGCACGGCTTTCTGGCAAATGCAGTTTTCTCAAAGGATTCCCTTACGCGGGAAAAAACGTGTTTGTCAACTACAACTCCCATGAGGGCTTGACATAGTGTGTCGTCCTATTTATTGAAAACCGTGTACTGGGAAAAAAAAACCTATATATTACAACTTAAGTGAAGCTACAATACTTCAAGACAGATTTTGCTAATCGGTTTTCCTTTCAAATCTACATATTATCCCAATTGACAGTTGGTTCTGCACCATTAACTACATTATTTACCTTCCTCCCCCCACATTAATCAAATCTGTTTTTCTAATGATAGTAAGAGATCAGTGTATGCTGGGTGAATATAAATTATCGAAAGATTTCTTGGAAAAAATAGCGTATTGCAGCTTTAATAGCACCACTTGCCGAACAGCCAATAAGAAGTGAAATTGCACAATCAGAAACCGATTTACACAACACCTCACCTCAGCAAAGCTTTGCGGGGTCCAACAAACTTGGcacagcgagagagaaagaaaaacacacacacCAACAGCAGCAGGCGCTCCCGCCTTCTCGTCAGCCCATTGGCACCGTGGTACGATGAACGAGAATGTCCCGCCGTCCTTCGCTCAGGATTGGCCGTTAGAATATAATTGACAGCTCACCTGGAGATTCGGACCTTTCTAAGTGGCCGAGCGTTCAGTCAGTAACTCACAGGCTCCGCCCACCCACGTTAGGCCAGCAAGTACGGTTAACTCCATTAAGGGTACGTCACAGGTTGTTTTTTTTCGCCCTGACTGAGAAAAGGGGGGCGCGGGAAGGGGGGTGAAAGAGGGAAAAAAACACATCGGTTTATTGTTTTACGGGCAGCTAGAGAGATGTTTACGGAGCCAATACCTTGAGGTAAAGTGATAGCCGCGCAATTAAGAGGGAGGAGGTGGTGGGATTTCCCTCTCATCAGAGGAGGGGGGCGGCCACCCGGTACAATGGCGAGCTCGCCCAATTATTACCACCAGGAGCAGTTACTACTACACCGGCACTACAACAACAGAGGGGACAATGAAAACAGCCGCCGCGCTGGGGACGCGGCAGCTAGAAGAAGGACGGCGTCAGCGGTAAGAAGTGTTGACGGACACGCGGCGGATTTGGCAGCGCGCGAGAGCCCCGTTAACAACACGCCAACGGCTCGGCTCGAGCTGGGAGCTGATTCCGCGCAGCGCGAGCCGGTACCTTCCAATGTGCGCGAGGCGATGTTCGCCAGCGACAACAACAACGGCGGCGGCGGCGCGCGCCAGCCGGCTGCCTGTTCCACGCCGCGTGGCGAGGCGGCTGCCGCCACCGGGCGCGAGCGGGCAGTAGCGGCGGCGGCGGCAGCCACCGCCACCACCTCGACGTCGACTACTATGGACGGTTACGAGGACGTCAAGAAATACGGCTACATGAGGAAGCAGAAGCACGGCCACAAGCGTTTCTTCGTCTTGAAGGGGCAAAGCCACCTGGGTCCGGCCAGACTAGAGTACTACGACAGCGAAAAGAAATGGAGAAACCGATCGGCCGCCCCCAAGAGGGTCATTCCCCTCTACCAGTGCTTTACGGTTAGCAGGCGAGCAGATGCCAAAAGTAAATACCTCGTCGCCCTGTACACAAAAGATGAGTACTTTGCCATGGTGGCAGAGAACGATCAAGAACAAGAGAGCTGGTACTCGGCTATAAGTGAACTCATGAACGAAGGAAAGAAGATAGTGTTGGAGCCTGATGAAGTCGATGAGAACTATGGTAATTTTACCCCTGGCACCGTTTTCAAAGAAGTGTGGCAGATTAATGTGAAGCCCAAAGGGTTAGGGCAGACCAAGAACCTGACGGGGGTGTACAGATTGTGTCTTTCCAGCAAGATGATCCATTTTGTTAAAATCAATTCCGATGTGCCTTCTGTGCATTTGCAGCTGATGAACATCAGGAGGTGTGGTCACTCTGAGAACTTTTTCTTTATTGAGGTTGGTCGTTCCGCTTCTATTGGCCCTGGTGAGTTGTGGATGCAGGTAGATGACTCGGTGGTAGCTCAAAACATGCATGAAACAATTTTGGAGACAATGAGGGCTTTGAAAGCTTTCACTGAGTTTCGCCCCAGAAGTAAAAGCCAGTCCTCTGGGACTAACCCCATATCATTTTTGACTCGAAGACACCTTGGTAATTTGCCACCTAGTCAGACTGGATTGCAAAGGCGCTCCAGGACTGAGAGCATGACCGGTACATCTGCATCCAAGAATGAGGCATATCGTTTTCGGACATCCAGTGAAGGTGAAGGTACAATGACGAGACCCTTTGGCTCTGTTACTGGGAGTTTAATACACTTAAATTCTGCCAGGATGGGCTTaagcaggggtgatgggtgtgggCGGTACGTAAAGCCACCCTTTGGCCCCTCAAACCATAGTAGGTCAGTGTCTCTGCCTGTGACATACTTGCCATCAACTACAAGCCCCGTAAGTGTTTCTTCCAGCAGTGGGCATGGTTCTGCATCTGATCCTCTTACACGCCCATCTAGTTCATCCATTTGTGGTTCTCCAAGTGATGGTGGATTTATTTCCTCCGATGAATATGGGTCTAGTCCTGGGGACTTTAGGTACTTCCGTGTTCGGAGTAATACACCAGATTCACTTGGTAACACGCCACCAATTCAAGAAGAAAATTGCTTGTGTGATTATATCTCAATGGACAGACATATAAATGCTGTCAATCATGAAAGCAGAACAAGAGATGACTACATTGTTGCTGAGAAAGGATACAGAAAGAGGACCCACTCTCTAACCACCTCCGGTGCAGTGATAATGCACCAAAAAACTACGCAGACAACTTCATCTTTGGATGAGTCTAATATTGAATCTAACCTTGAGGGTATTAGTAGCCATGTATCATGTTCTGCATCACCAAAGTTGACCTGTAATCCTTACCATGAAGATTATAGTGATGTTGAGATTGGGTCCTCGGTTAACCAAAGCCAAAACAGACCAAGAGATGATGGTTATATGCCAATGATGCCTGGTGTTGCATCTGCTAGCCATAATAGAAACCATGATTATATGCCAATGAATCTTAAAAGCATTTCTGCTCCAAAACAAATTGGTACTTTGCCACCAAGTCAAATGGACTCGAGGGGATATATGGTCATGTCCCCCAATGATAGCAGCTCTCCAGTGCGAAGCATATTTACAGAGTATGGTTCTAAACTATTGGGCAGCAACAATGAAAAAATATCAAATAGTGACTATATGGACATGTCCCAAAGAAACCTAAATACACAGAAATTATCCAATGATTGCTTCTATAATCTTTCTAGTCCTGATGCTCCTAAATCCTACAGCTCCTATTATTCCCTGCCTCGATCATTCAAAGCTCTTTCACAGGAAAATGATGATGAATATGTACCTATGTGCTCACCAGGAAAGTTGATATATGGAGGGGCATCAATGTTTACTGGCACTATTAGCCACAGTGGTTTAGTTCATGAAGCTTCTCATTCTCCAAGGACGCAAAACCAAGTTGAGCGTGTTCTACAAAAAGGAAGGGTTGACAGACCCACAAGATTATCACTAGACACGGCCGAAGTAAACGCTATACCAAGACTGTTTGAGCATAGTTTGCCGCCAGAGCCAAAAAGTCCAGGAGAATACATTAATATTGCTTTTAGTGAGAAAACTAGTAATACACCATACTCTCTATCAGCAGAAGGATCCCCCTCTTCACTTGGCTCCAGCAGTGAACACAGACGGTCTCCATTATCAGACTACATGAGTGTAGATTTAGATGTACAATCACCGAAGCCAGCTATTCTTTCCTCAAATTCTTTGACTGGTATGACCATTGCTTCAAGTTCAAGCATAACCAGAAACCAGCCAAATGATGCCTACATCAGTGTTCCTCTTGGTGCCACTTGTGTCAGCACACCTGCTGAGGTAGATGATTATACCGAAATGACATTTAATTTGGCAGTAACAGCCACTCGTCCTGCTTTGCCGAAACTGGACCGTGTAGAGGTGACTAGTCCTACTGCCATTGTGAAGAGATTGTGTATTATCGATCAGTATCCTAGTATGAATACCTTTCCTGTCTCTATTCCTCCCTCTGATGCCAATCATGGTCCAAAGGTGATCCGTGCTGACCCACAGGGAAGAAGGCGACACAGCTCGGAGACATTCTCCTCGACACCCACAGTGGCACCACCTTCTCCCTTTGCTGATGGTAGTAAAAGACACAGCTCGGCTTCATTTGATAATGTTTGGCCTAAGCCAAATGACAGCGTTGGTGATGAGCACAGGAGTACCATGTGCAGAAATACATCTGCAGGTTTTCAGAATGGATTGAACTATATTGCTTTAGACTTGAGGGAAGATCACGGATGCTCTGAATCAAATGGAACCGTGCAGACTCCACATCACCTCCAAATCGCCAGCAGTATAGATGCTAGAGGCTATGCCAGCATAGACTTTACCAAATCAGATGGGCTGAAATATACCTCTACATCTGAAGGTTTGTTCtgtttttgttttccatatttcagACGAGCAAAGTACAAGGTTGTATGGGACTATGAAATATTAACTAACTGGATGTTAAAATGGAGGGTAGGGGATTTTGCAGTTACTTGACCGGTTGTATGCAGTGAAATGGGTGATTTATAATCCTGGAGTCGTGTACAGTACAGTAAATATATACTCTTAACTTTAAACCTTTTGTCATGTTAATACCACATTGAGGAGGGGTAAGAGGGAAGAAACTAAATTCTGCCTTTTATTTTCTAaccctctttctccacccccacctTACTCTTGAATTATTTTTTTGGCAGTGATGTTACAATGCACATACTCCTACAGCAAATTGCAGTATTAGTGAATGCATTGTTTACCGGTACTGGCTCTGATTTTAATAGAGGTTTGCATAACCAGCACATTTTGAAACTGCACATAACTGGTAGTTTGGGACGCTGGACAGCCCTTTTTGGAATCTGCAACAATAAGCTTTAGTGATCTAATTGTTGTATACAGAGTATTCCTTGGAAGCTTGGAGGCACGTAGACTGCATAGCTACTGTTAATTGTTAGCTCCATGCAGTTTTCCAGTTGTGAAACTTGGTTTAAATCTACTTGGAGCAGGTATGTTTGATCACTCTTTACATGTTTTCAAATCTTATTGGGACCACTGTTGTGtttgcagtagtggggaaaaatAAGAATTCTTTTAGTCAGATGTTGTGAAGTCTGGTAAACTTAGCATTTGCACGCATAAACATAGTTACAATAGAACATTTTGGTCAGCTGTTTGTGGAACTACAGGGTCAGTAAATATGCATTTTGATTTTTGTGAGCGAGGGGAGACGAGCACAGAAACAATTGACTTTACATATTTATTTCAAATTAACTGTCCATTTTCTCAAAGTTGCAGTCACTGAACTAGTATTGTAATTTCATCATGTATAGACAAAAAATCCAAATTTAACCCAGAATGGGAGGAAGAAATGGAGCATGTTAGTAGAGGAGATGTGTTTGACAAAATTGATTAAAAAAATAAGTGATATTGTTGAAAATGTGGATGGGAATATTGTATTGCACTATTACTTTTATAATATAACTGTTAAGTTAAAATTAGCTGATGCTGTATTCGTCTTGAATTGTTGCCAAGTCCCCATATCCTATTGCAGATCTAATAATCTGAAAGTTGTGATTAACATAAAATATGGAAAAAATGACTATATTCTCATCAGAGATGATGAGATTTTTGGATAACCAGAGTGCTGCTTATGACACAGTATTGCTGCTAACTTAAAAGAAAATCCAATGTCTGCTGAATTAATTGTTGCCTAGATCATGCTGGAAAAGCTGACTTGCCAATCTATTGGCTTATTGATCCATGAGCTTGAGAACTGCATGAAGAGGACAAAAGCCGTGGATTTAGTGATAAATAAAGAGAGTAAATGTTGTACCACAATTTCTCTAACTTATTGAAGCAACATTATGTACATTGAGTAAAAGACACTGGGAGAACGAGGGGGGTTTTGGTGTGTGATGTTTGCAACTGTAGGGAGAGGGTCGAGGTGAAATCTTCAGTTTACTGGTTGAGCACTTCAAAAGTTCTTTCAGTCTATTTTGGGGGACATAATCGAAAAGGTTATAATACAGTGTTCGATATTCATATCCGGAACTGTTGAATAGTTGACACTTCAATCCTACTTCTGTGGAAAGGAGGCAAACCATTCAAGCCAATCCCATAAAGCTTGATGTGATCTGCTTTATGCCAGTGAATATTACTGCCATTTTAAATGCTTTAATATAAATATAACCTATTTATAAACCAAATGAGAGattattttgggggcaaaacattATTACTGTTGCATCAACTTGTTCGCCACTTCAAATTAAATCCAGCTCCCCAAAATTGCATTTGTGAAGAATTTCCTAATTTCAGAATCTTGGATCTAGCAGTATTGTATAATGGATGTTCTTGATTGAGACACACCTGTACTGGTTGAAGAATaggtaacattaaaaaaaaactggaaaaatgcTACCCACCATTCACTGAAGTATTTGCTTGCTTGTTAGACATGATTACTTGAAGGAAATAAATCTTCCCTCTTCCTAATGCATCATGATTATCCAAACTTTGTCTTAATTAATCGACTGCACGTCACTAAGTGGACCATATGTAAAGAGTTGCAATAcaaaataacaatttgcatttatatagtgcctttaacataaaaaCATTCTAAGCCCTTCAgtggcataatcagacaaaaaatggATGCTTAGCCAAAGAATGAGATATTATGAGGCATGACCAAGAGTTTTGACAATGAAGTGAGGTTTGAGGAGTGTCTTCTAGGACGAGGGGGAGATGAAGAGATTGGCGGAGAAAATTCCCACGCGTGAAGCCCAGGTGGCTGAAGGTACACCCACCAATGTTTTTTTGCGGGGTGGGGGAAAGAAGGCGACAGATGTGCAGGAAGAACCGTGATGGGAGGATTATAGAGCTAGAGTGGGGTGAAGGGATAGGGAAAGGCAATGCTATAAAGAGGTTTGAACATAAGGAAGAGAACTTTAAATTGGAGATGTTGGGggacaagag is from Pristiophorus japonicus isolate sPriJap1 chromosome 6, sPriJap1.hap1, whole genome shotgun sequence and encodes:
- the LOC139265634 gene encoding insulin receptor substrate 2-A-like — translated: MASSPNYYHQEQLLLHRHYNNRGDNENSRRAGDAAARRRTASAVRSVDGHAADLAARESPVNNTPTARLELGADSAQREPVPSNVREAMFASDNNNGGGGARQPAACSTPRGEAAAATGRERAVAAAAAATATTSTSTTMDGYEDVKKYGYMRKQKHGHKRFFVLKGQSHLGPARLEYYDSEKKWRNRSAAPKRVIPLYQCFTVSRRADAKSKYLVALYTKDEYFAMVAENDQEQESWYSAISELMNEGKKIVLEPDEVDENYGNFTPGTVFKEVWQINVKPKGLGQTKNLTGVYRLCLSSKMIHFVKINSDVPSVHLQLMNIRRCGHSENFFFIEVGRSASIGPGELWMQVDDSVVAQNMHETILETMRALKAFTEFRPRSKSQSSGTNPISFLTRRHLGNLPPSQTGLQRRSRTESMTGTSASKNEAYRFRTSSEGEGTMTRPFGSVTGSLIHLNSARMGLSRGDGCGRYVKPPFGPSNHSRSVSLPVTYLPSTTSPVSVSSSSGHGSASDPLTRPSSSSICGSPSDGGFISSDEYGSSPGDFRYFRVRSNTPDSLGNTPPIQEENCLCDYISMDRHINAVNHESRTRDDYIVAEKGYRKRTHSLTTSGAVIMHQKTTQTTSSLDESNIESNLEGISSHVSCSASPKLTCNPYHEDYSDVEIGSSVNQSQNRPRDDGYMPMMPGVASASHNRNHDYMPMNLKSISAPKQIGTLPPSQMDSRGYMVMSPNDSSSPVRSIFTEYGSKLLGSNNEKISNSDYMDMSQRNLNTQKLSNDCFYNLSSPDAPKSYSSYYSLPRSFKALSQENDDEYVPMCSPGKLIYGGASMFTGTISHSGLVHEASHSPRTQNQVERVLQKGRVDRPTRLSLDTAEVNAIPRLFEHSLPPEPKSPGEYINIAFSEKTSNTPYSLSAEGSPSSLGSSSEHRRSPLSDYMSVDLDVQSPKPAILSSNSLTGMTIASSSSITRNQPNDAYISVPLGATCVSTPAEVDDYTEMTFNLAVTATRPALPKLDRVEVTSPTAIVKRLCIIDQYPSMNTFPVSIPPSDANHGPKVIRADPQGRRRHSSETFSSTPTVAPPSPFADGSKRHSSASFDNVWPKPNDSVGDEHRSTMCRNTSAGFQNGLNYIALDLREDHGCSESNGTVQTPHHLQIASSIDARGYASIDFTKSDGLKYTSTSED